GCAGTTATAACTGATTTTCTTAAATCGTTTATATTATCAACCGCTATTCCTAATCCAATTGTAAACTGGATTTTATTAAATATGCTATTTTGTACCAGCAACTCGTCTAAAGAGGCCTTGATCTGTTTTCGGATTCGTTTTTTATTATCACCATCATAATTTAATAAGCAATAAGTTCTGCTATTTTGAAAACAAATTTCCATATCATAGCATTCTTCTTTTAAAAACAACCGCATAATTTGTGATATTCTGTTTTCAAATATTTTAATGCTGCTTTTAAATAAATCCTCATAAGAGCAATCCATTTTTATAATGAAAACTTGAAAACACCCTGATTGAAAGTTAAAGTGATAGGATTCATTGCATTTTGACATATCGAGCTCTTCTTGGTCTGTAGCTTTTTTAAATAGTATTTCGGTTAAAAACCCAGATCTCAGTTTATCAATATCATTTTGCAAACGAATTTTAAGGCGTTCCTCCCGGGTTAACTGCTCAGTTCTCAGTCTTTGTTTCTCACATATTTTATTTAAGCTAGCCAATAACTCGTTCTTTTTTATGGGTTTTAGCAAGTAATCGCTTACCCCATATTTAATTGCACTTTGGGCATATTCAAAATGGCTATAGCCACTAATTATGATAAAGTCTATATCGTTTTTTATCTGCTTTCCGCGATTAATCAACTCTAACCCGTCATACCCCGGCATACGGATATCTGTAATCATTATGTCAGGTTGGAGGGATTGTATGAGTTCTAATGCTTCAATACTATTATGAGCTACCCCAACGATTTCCATTTCTAATGCTTTCCAATCTATTAGAGAGCAAATCAATTGACAAACCTTCTCCTCATCATCTGCTATTACTACTTTAATCATAACATTACCCCTTTTGTTCATTATGCTTCATTTGATCTAGATATTTTTCTTTTTATCATCATAGCTATAAATATCAATTCATTTAGAAATACTTTTCATAATATTTCGTTGCTTTTTATTGCCTAAACTTCATTCTTAATATGATCATAATGGCTGAAATAATTTATTCTTCGATTTTAATCGTAGCTTAAATGATTCTTGGAGTCAATGAATAGATTTATTCTTATGTACATTAATTATGTTATTAGCTCCATATAAACCAAATCAATAGATAGCCAATGGTTACTGCCGTTAAGGTAAAGGGCACACCGATTTTCATGAATTCTTTAGTACTTACTTCATATCCGTTTTTTCTAAGAATTCCAAGTGCTGTAATATTTGCTGAAGCACCGATTGGTGTTAAATTCCCTCCTAAGGTTGCACCTGAAAGTAAACCAAAATATAAAATATACGGGTCTATATCTAATAGCTTTGCGATTCCTGCCGTTACAGGGAGCATGGTTGCAACATAAGGAATATTATCAATGAATGCGGAGAAAAATACGGATGCCCAAACGATTAATGTATAAATCACAAAGATATCATCATTGCTGATGGTTACAAAAATCTTACTAATGTCTTCAACAACCCCGGCTTCTGTTATCCCCCCAACCACGACAAAAAGTCCAGCTAATAAAAGAAGGGTATAATAGTCTATTTCTCTTAAGGCTTTTAAAACAACTCCAATATTTTTTGTTTTATAAAAACTATTCAATAGGCCTATATAAAATAGTGTTATACAGATGACTCCATTGGTCATACTAGGCTTATTAGGTATAAAGGAAGCAAAAATTAACAAAATGATCATTCCAAGAAGAAGAACTGTTGGAAAATAATTTTTCACTGTTGTTCTTCTCATAGTTTTAATTGGCTTCGTATAGTTTCTAAATAAAAGCATCAACACCAATATAGTAGAAATTGCCCCAGATTGGATGATCCAAAACATCCCGGGTTTTTGCTTAAAAAAGAAAAAGTCTAAAAAATCAAGGTTTCCATAACTGCCTAAAAGTATGGAGGTTGTATCCCCTACTAAGGTAGCTGCCCCTTGAAGATTTGATGAAACCGCAATGGCAATGATGCTCTGTACAGGAGAAATTTTGAGTTTTTTTGCTATGTTTAAAGCCACAGGTGCTACCATTAAAACCGTAGCGACATTATCTACAAAAGCAGAAATAATGCCTGCAAATAGGGATAAGGCTATGATTGACCATTTGATATTTGGCGTTTTCTCAATTAACCAATCTGCCAACAGTGCGGGCATTTTTGATTCGATAAATAAAGCTACAATCCCCATGGTACCTGCAATCATTAAAATAACATTCCAATCTACGGTGATTAAGCATTTATTTAGAGGTATTATTCCAATCAGTACAAAGAGTGAGGCGGAAAGAAGTGCAATATAGGCTCTGATTTTTGGAAAAATTAAAAGCAGTGCATAGGTTGCAATAAAGATAATCATTGCAGTCATCTTCATTGATATCTCCCCCATATGTAATCTTCAATTTTTATTAATGCTGTATAATTGGGAATAAAAACAAATGCTAAAAAGACGTTACTATTTATCATTATATGTGAACATACTATTTAGTTATTACTGATCCAATAACACAAAAAGTGCTGTAATCACTGTTCTGTGATCACAACACTTTATAAGTTAATAAATTCATTATGAATAATTAATTAGCATTCGTATGTCTTGGCCAATTCAAATTCTTTTTGTATTTCCTGAGAAGGTTCTTCGGATAATAAAGAAACAATTACAATCACAATACATGAAATTACGAATGCAGGCAATAACTCATATATTCCAAAGATTCCTCCTAAAGGCTTAAGCATTAGCTTCCAAACAAATACCATTGCACCTCCGGATATCATACCAGCAATAGCTCCAGATCTTGTGGTTCTTTTCCAGAATAATGAGAACAGCATAATAGGCCCAAAGGTTGCTCCGAAGCCTGCCCATGCAAATGAAACGACGGTGAAGATAACACTTGTTTCATCAAGAGCAATGATCATACCAAGGATGGATATTAAAATTAAAATCACTCTAGTTACAAACATAACTTCTTTATCGGTAGCATTCTTTTTAATAACCCCTTGGAAGATATTTTTTGCAAATGCAGAGGCAGCAATTAGAAGATATGAGTCCGATGAACTTATAGTTGCAGCAAGTATTCCTGCCATTGCTACTCCTGCAAATAATGAAGGTAATAATTTAGTAGACATTAAAATAAAGATACTTTCCGCTGAGCTTTGTGTAAGAAGCTCACTTGGATATAATGCTCTTCCTATAAGACCTATAGCTACTGCCGCAAAAAGAGAAATGAAACACCATATGGTTGCAATTCTTCTGGATTGTGTAATCTCCTCGGATTTTCTGATTGCCATAAATCTTAATAATACTTGGGGCATACCAAAATAACCTAATCCCCAGGAAAGTGTTGAAAGGATGGTTAAGAAACCGTAACTTCCTGCATCACCAAATAATGGCTTACCTGCCTCGCTGATTTGCTGTACCCCATCAACCAGTGTAGGCTGTGCAATACCAAATAGCTCAAAAAAGCCCGGTATTTCTTTTGAATTCTTTAGAACTGCTGAAACGCCTCCAGCCACAGAAGTACCTACGATAAATACAAAAACCAATACAAAAATCATTACAATTGCCTGCATGAAGTCTGATGCACTTTCAGCTAAAAATCCGCCAACTATTGTATAAAAAACTACGAATAATGCCCCTGCAATCATCATATACTGATATTTTATAGCAAATAATGTACTAAATAATTTTCCAACTGTAACAAAGCAGCTGGCTGCATAAACCGTAAAAAAGATTAAGATAAAGAGACCTGCAATGGTCATGATCACTTTTTTATCTTCTTTAAATCTATTACTGAAGAAATCCGGAACAGTTATTGAATCTCCGGCTATCGCAGAATATCTGCGCAGTCTTTTGGCTACGAAAAGCCAATTAACATATGTACCAATACCT
The genomic region above belongs to Defluviitalea saccharophila and contains:
- a CDS encoding response regulator, with amino-acid sequence MIKVVIADDEEKVCQLICSLIDWKALEMEIVGVAHNSIEALELIQSLQPDIMITDIRMPGYDGLELINRGKQIKNDIDFIIISGYSHFEYAQSAIKYGVSDYLLKPIKKNELLASLNKICEKQRLRTEQLTREERLKIRLQNDIDKLRSGFLTEILFKKATDQEELDMSKCNESYHFNFQSGCFQVFIIKMDCSYEDLFKSSIKIFENRISQIMRLFLKEECYDMEICFQNSRTYCLLNYDGDNKKRIRKQIKASLDELLVQNSIFNKIQFTIGLGIAVDNINDLRKSVITAEAAMEQRLIEGTNKLIENAPFQGNNTENDVLLSEFTKNMEAALEFLDPYGVLESIDYIQNKVLNNPNISGHELLNVVKEAFNIYLMLLRKHQFNVENQDILLDSFSLNIELCSSASQLFDHLKSIISDSVNSAIENRRQAYIKPIREAKQYIQQNYMKPITLKEVSNYVGFNDSYFSSLFKKECGINFLEYLSEVRMNKAKELLKETNLSVACICEAVGYNDLKHFIKLFKKYSGLKPNEFRKLYS
- a CDS encoding SLC13 family permease encodes the protein MKMTAMIIFIATYALLLIFPKIRAYIALLSASLFVLIGIIPLNKCLITVDWNVILMIAGTMGIVALFIESKMPALLADWLIEKTPNIKWSIIALSLFAGIISAFVDNVATVLMVAPVALNIAKKLKISPVQSIIAIAVSSNLQGAATLVGDTTSILLGSYGNLDFLDFFFFKQKPGMFWIIQSGAISTILVLMLLFRNYTKPIKTMRRTTVKNYFPTVLLLGMIILLIFASFIPNKPSMTNGVICITLFYIGLLNSFYKTKNIGVVLKALREIDYYTLLLLAGLFVVVGGITEAGVVEDISKIFVTISNDDIFVIYTLIVWASVFFSAFIDNIPYVATMLPVTAGIAKLLDIDPYILYFGLLSGATLGGNLTPIGASANITALGILRKNGYEVSTKEFMKIGVPFTLTAVTIGYLLIWFIWS
- a CDS encoding sodium/proline symporter: MTGDKLQIFIAMCAYMAFVIGIGLYYAKRANESSENYFLGGRTLGPWVTAMSAEASDMSGWLLMGLPGVAYWYGLSDAFWTAIGLGIGTYVNWLFVAKRLRRYSAIAGDSITVPDFFSNRFKEDKKVIMTIAGLFILIFFTVYAASCFVTVGKLFSTLFAIKYQYMMIAGALFVVFYTIVGGFLAESASDFMQAIVMIFVLVFVFIVGTSVAGGVSAVLKNSKEIPGFFELFGIAQPTLVDGVQQISEAGKPLFGDAGSYGFLTILSTLSWGLGYFGMPQVLLRFMAIRKSEEITQSRRIATIWCFISLFAAVAIGLIGRALYPSELLTQSSAESIFILMSTKLLPSLFAGVAMAGILAATISSSDSYLLIAASAFAKNIFQGVIKKNATDKEVMFVTRVILILISILGMIIALDETSVIFTVVSFAWAGFGATFGPIMLFSLFWKRTTRSGAIAGMISGGAMVFVWKLMLKPLGGIFGIYELLPAFVISCIVIVIVSLLSEEPSQEIQKEFELAKTYEC